The Christensenella timonensis DNA segment CTTGTTTAAAGACTGCACGCCCGCCTCCAGCTGTATCTTGCCTTTCGGCGCCCTAAGCAGCAGGGCAAGCGCCTCATCATCCAAAAGGTCGAGACCTACTTCAAAATGAAAGCAGGTGTTTCCCGTATCCTCGATTACATAACGCCAGATTGCCATAGCGCGTTCGCGGTTCGCATTGAACGTCCGGTCTGTAAACTTCACAAGCCGGGCGCCGCGCTTTACAAACAGGCCGATCTCTTCCCTGACCTTGGAAACGGATTTTTCCCTTACGCCGCCGGGCGTCACACCGGAAAGGCAGTAAGCGCAGGAAAAGGGGCATCCCCGCGACGATTCATAATAATAGATACGGTTTTCGTCATACCGATCCTGCTCGCCTGCAAACGGCGGCGGCAGCTTTTCGATATCCGCGACAACCGCATAAGTATCATCGCCGCAGATTTTGCCATCTTTTCGATAAAGGATACCTTTGAGCCCGCCGACCATGCCGCCTGCAGAGATCAGCTCCAGCAGGCGCGGAAGAAGTTCCTCCCCCTCGCCGCACAGGACATAATCGATAAAGGACGCGCCATGCATCACCTCGCGCGCGGCAAATGAAACCTCCGGCCCGCCAAGTATGATCACGCACCTGGGTTCTATCCGTTTCAAATCCTCCGCAATGCGCAATACGATGTTGATGTTCCATATATAACAGGAAAAGCAAACACACCCCGCCTTTTGCTTTAAGAGGTCTTGTAGGATATCCGCCAATGGCTGGTTGATGTTGTATTCGCAGAATTTCGTATCCGCATAGTTGACGGAAGCGGCAAGGGAGCGGATCCCCGGATTGGTATGCACATAGCTTGCGTTGATTGCCGTCAAAATCGTTTTCATATTATTCTTCCTTATAAAAAGAGACCGCAAACGCGTTGCGGCCCCCGATTCCCTGCTCCCTATTTGTCCTCATAAAGATAAGTGATGTAAAAGCTATTATCTCCCTGGTTGAAATAGTCCACCACATAAAGCTCACCGGTCTTAGTGCCCGGAACGATTTCGGACGTCTTGGAATAGCCGACCAGCGCCAGCTCGCCCTTGGATACGGAGTATTTGACCACCGCGAACGGATATTGCTCCGTTGTCCCGTCATAGGTCGGCGTCGTAAAGTAAAGCGTATCGTTATCCGCGCCAAACGCCATGCTGTTGATGAGGACATCACTGATCACGTCCGTGGCTGCCGCCGTTCCCGTATTCAGCATCTGCACATTATAACTGATATCTTCTTCCTGTCCTTGCACA contains these protein-coding regions:
- a CDS encoding B12-binding domain-containing radical SAM protein, giving the protein MKTILTAINASYVHTNPGIRSLAASVNYADTKFCEYNINQPLADILQDLLKQKAGCVCFSCYIWNINIVLRIAEDLKRIEPRCVIILGGPEVSFAAREVMHGASFIDYVLCGEGEELLPRLLELISAGGMVGGLKGILYRKDGKICGDDTYAVVADIEKLPPPFAGEQDRYDENRIYYYESSRGCPFSCAYCLSGVTPGGVREKSVSKVREEIGLFVKRGARLVKFTDRTFNANRERAMAIWRYVIEDTGNTCFHFEVGLDLLDDEALALLLRAPKGKIQLEAGVQSLNKDTLCAVIRKTDIKRLKNNARSVMLGGNIHLHLDLIAGLPCEDMQSFERSFNEVYTLYPDALQLGFLKLLKGTSLRKRAGEYGIAARSYPPYEVLKTADMQAEELLLLRGIAGLVDRYYNTGRMRRAFDFVTKQVMQPFTWYFELYRYAEQNGCATRPVSARSQFELVISFAEESLSKGQLQSFLKALKDDYQAAKVKGTPPLKFLEIH